A window of Parasynechococcus marenigrum WH 8102 contains these coding sequences:
- the dxs gene encoding 1-deoxy-D-xylulose-5-phosphate synthase, producing MHLGDLTHPNELHGLKLSELEDVARQIRDRHLQVVSTSGGHLGPGLGVVELTLALYQTLDLDRDRVIWDVGHQAYPHKLITGRFNDFHTLRQQNGVAGYLKRSESNFDHFGAGHASTSISAALGMAMARDNRGEDFKCVAVIGDGALTGGMALEAINHAGHLPETPLLVVLNDNDMSISPPVGALSNVLNRARLSPPMQFLSGSVEESVRHLPFMGGELPAELNRLKGSMRRLAVPKVGAVFEELGFTYMGPIDGHDIGEMMRTFQAAHRDGGPVLVHVVTKKGKGYPYAEADQVGYHAQSAFDLTTGKAIPSKKPKPASYSKVFGQTLVKLCEQNSRVVGITAAMATGTGLDLLQKAVPNQYVDVGIAEQHAVTLAAGMACEGLRPVVAIYSTFLQRAYDQLIHDVGIQNLPVTFVLDRAGIVGADGPTHQGQYDISYMRSIPNFTVMAPKDEAELQRMLVTCLNHDGPTALRIPRGSGVGMPLMEEGWEALPIGRGELLREGDDLLIVAYGSMVHPALDTATLLEEAGLSTTVINARFLRPLDQALIHPLARRIRRVVTMEEGALAGGFGAAVLESLSDQDISIPLLRIGIPDKMVDHATPQQSKESLEMIPVQMAERIRRRFDLGGRDFAGAASVPAIQS from the coding sequence ATGCATCTCGGAGATTTGACTCATCCGAATGAGCTGCACGGCCTCAAGCTGTCTGAGCTTGAGGATGTCGCCCGTCAGATTCGAGACCGTCATCTTCAGGTGGTCTCCACCAGTGGTGGCCATCTCGGCCCTGGTCTGGGGGTGGTGGAGCTAACCCTGGCGCTGTACCAGACCCTCGATCTGGACAGGGATCGGGTCATCTGGGATGTCGGGCACCAGGCTTATCCCCACAAATTGATCACCGGTCGTTTCAACGACTTCCACACCCTTCGCCAGCAGAATGGTGTTGCGGGGTACCTCAAACGCTCAGAAAGCAACTTTGATCATTTCGGTGCTGGCCATGCCAGCACGTCGATTTCGGCAGCGCTGGGCATGGCGATGGCCCGGGATAATCGTGGTGAGGACTTCAAGTGCGTCGCCGTGATCGGCGATGGTGCTCTTACCGGTGGGATGGCTCTGGAAGCGATCAACCACGCCGGACATCTCCCCGAAACCCCCTTACTCGTTGTCCTCAACGACAACGACATGTCGATTTCACCACCAGTGGGTGCCCTATCGAACGTTCTGAACCGCGCAAGGCTCAGTCCGCCGATGCAGTTCCTCTCCGGCAGCGTTGAGGAAAGCGTTCGCCATCTTCCCTTCATGGGTGGCGAGCTCCCAGCCGAGTTGAACCGCCTGAAGGGAAGTATGCGTCGTCTCGCGGTTCCCAAGGTGGGTGCTGTGTTTGAAGAGCTGGGCTTCACCTACATGGGGCCGATTGATGGCCATGACATCGGTGAAATGATGCGGACCTTCCAGGCTGCCCACCGTGATGGTGGGCCCGTGCTGGTTCATGTCGTTACCAAGAAGGGCAAGGGTTACCCCTATGCCGAGGCGGATCAGGTCGGTTACCACGCCCAGTCCGCCTTCGATCTGACCACCGGCAAGGCCATTCCGTCGAAGAAACCGAAACCTGCCAGTTACAGCAAGGTGTTCGGCCAGACCCTGGTCAAGCTCTGCGAACAGAACAGTCGCGTGGTGGGCATCACCGCTGCCATGGCCACTGGAACCGGTCTGGATCTGCTGCAGAAAGCTGTTCCCAATCAGTATGTGGATGTCGGCATCGCCGAACAACACGCTGTCACCTTGGCGGCGGGCATGGCCTGTGAAGGTCTTCGGCCTGTCGTGGCCATCTACAGCACATTCCTGCAGCGGGCCTACGACCAACTCATCCACGACGTCGGCATCCAGAATCTGCCGGTGACCTTTGTTCTCGATCGGGCTGGCATCGTCGGTGCCGACGGACCGACGCATCAGGGTCAGTACGACATCAGCTACATGCGATCCATCCCCAACTTCACGGTGATGGCGCCTAAGGATGAGGCGGAACTCCAGCGGATGCTGGTGACCTGTCTGAACCACGACGGACCCACAGCTCTGCGCATTCCCCGCGGATCGGGCGTTGGCATGCCTTTGATGGAGGAGGGCTGGGAAGCTCTCCCCATCGGTCGCGGTGAGCTGTTGCGGGAAGGGGATGATCTGCTGATCGTGGCCTACGGCTCGATGGTGCATCCGGCTCTGGACACCGCCACACTGCTTGAGGAGGCTGGCCTCTCCACCACGGTGATCAACGCCCGTTTCCTGCGGCCCCTGGATCAGGCTTTGATTCATCCGTTGGCACGGCGCATCCGTCGCGTGGTCACCATGGAAGAGGGCGCTCTGGCCGGTGGATTTGGTGCAGCAGTCCTCGAGTCGTTGTCCGATCAGGACATCAGTATTCCGCTGTTGCGTATCGGTATTCCCGACAAAATGGTCGACCACGCCACGCCGCAGCAGAGCAAGGAGTCGCTGGAGATGATACCTGTTCAAATGGCTGAGCGCATCCGTCGCCGTTTTGATCTGGGCGGACGCGACTTCGCCGGTGCTGCATCGGTACCGGCGATTCAATCCTGA
- the ilvA gene encoding threonine ammonia-lyase, biosynthetic — translation MTDYLQRILRARVYDVARETPLDPAPNLSRRLGNEVLLKREDLQPVFSFKLRGAYNRMAQLTPEELSRGVIASSAGNHAQGVALSAKKLGCRAVIVMPATTPEVKVRAVRTIGGEVVLHGETYDECSAEARQRCADEGLTYIHPFDDPEVIAGQGTIGLEIMRQSPEPPDAIYVAVGGGGLIAGIAAYVKQLWPSTEIVGVEPVDADAMTQSLEKGVRVELAQVGLFADGVAVRRVGEHTFALAQQFVDRMVRVDTDAICAAIKDVFEDTRSILEPAGALAVAGLKQDVADCQMTDRRLVAVACGANMNFDRLRFIAERSELGEEREAMLAVEIPEQPGSLRTLCDHLRSRSLTEFSYRMSEGASAHIFIGVQVNGAQDRYQLVDGLQQQGFSCLDLSDNELSKVHLRHMVGGRLPSTSQDSCAGGCLELLYRFEFPERPGALMRFVSALNPGWSISIFHYRNHGADVGRIVVGVLIPVEEQPQWTAFLNELGYPYWNETDNPAYTLFL, via the coding sequence ATGACCGACTATCTCCAGCGGATCCTGCGGGCTCGCGTCTACGACGTCGCGCGGGAGACGCCGCTTGACCCTGCCCCAAACCTCAGTCGCCGACTTGGCAATGAGGTGCTGCTGAAGCGCGAAGACCTGCAACCGGTGTTCTCGTTCAAGCTTCGCGGTGCTTACAACCGCATGGCCCAGCTCACGCCGGAGGAACTCAGTCGTGGCGTGATCGCCTCCAGCGCAGGAAACCATGCCCAGGGCGTGGCCCTAAGTGCCAAAAAACTCGGCTGCCGCGCCGTCATCGTGATGCCCGCCACCACACCCGAGGTGAAGGTGCGGGCCGTGCGCACCATTGGCGGGGAAGTCGTGCTCCATGGGGAGACCTACGACGAATGTTCAGCAGAAGCGAGACAACGCTGCGCTGATGAGGGACTCACCTACATCCATCCCTTTGACGACCCGGAAGTGATCGCCGGCCAGGGAACCATCGGTCTGGAAATCATGCGGCAGAGCCCTGAACCGCCGGATGCCATTTATGTAGCGGTCGGCGGCGGCGGACTAATTGCCGGAATCGCGGCTTACGTCAAACAGCTGTGGCCCAGCACCGAGATCGTCGGCGTTGAACCGGTTGATGCGGACGCCATGACCCAGTCGTTAGAGAAGGGAGTACGGGTTGAGCTGGCCCAGGTGGGCCTGTTCGCCGACGGCGTTGCGGTCCGCAGGGTGGGGGAGCACACCTTTGCCCTGGCCCAACAATTTGTTGACCGCATGGTGCGGGTCGACACCGATGCGATCTGTGCCGCCATCAAGGACGTTTTTGAAGACACGCGCTCCATCCTCGAACCGGCTGGAGCACTTGCCGTGGCTGGGCTGAAGCAGGACGTGGCCGATTGCCAAATGACGGACCGCCGACTGGTGGCGGTGGCCTGCGGCGCCAACATGAACTTCGATCGCCTGAGGTTCATCGCCGAACGCTCCGAACTGGGAGAGGAACGCGAGGCGATGCTGGCGGTGGAGATCCCTGAGCAACCGGGAAGCCTCAGAACCCTGTGTGATCACCTACGCAGCCGCAGCCTCACCGAATTCAGTTACCGAATGAGTGAGGGCGCATCAGCCCACATCTTCATCGGCGTGCAGGTGAACGGCGCACAGGATCGTTACCAGCTCGTGGATGGACTCCAGCAGCAGGGCTTCTCCTGTCTTGACCTCAGCGACAACGAATTGTCCAAGGTTCACCTCCGCCACATGGTTGGCGGTCGTCTTCCATCCACTTCGCAGGACAGTTGCGCTGGGGGCTGCCTCGAACTGCTGTACCGCTTTGAATTTCCAGAGAGGCCGGGGGCACTGATGCGCTTCGTCAGCGCTCTCAATCCCGGTTGGAGCATCAGCATCTTCCACTACCGGAACCATGGAGCTGACGTGGGTCGGATCGTGGTGGGTGTGCTGATACCGGTGGAAGAACAGCCGCAGTGGACGGCCTTCCTCAATGAGCTTGGGTATCCCTATTGGAATGAAACCGACAATCCGGCTTACACCCTGTTCCTCTGA
- the scpB gene encoding SMC-Scp complex subunit ScpB encodes MSTPSLAAQIEAIMYLKGRPIGLNELSDLARAEPQGVQQALLALSASYAQRDTALEIVEQNGRFGLQLRPALADLVQNMLPVNLSTATLRTLATIALKKRILQSDLVDLRGSGAYDHIKELLAQDFIERRRQSEGRSYWITLSEKFHRTFSVLPDLAQEPPAEAA; translated from the coding sequence ATGTCCACACCGTCTCTCGCCGCCCAGATCGAAGCCATCATGTATCTGAAAGGGCGTCCGATCGGTCTGAATGAGCTGTCTGACCTCGCTCGAGCAGAACCTCAGGGGGTTCAACAGGCCCTCCTGGCCCTCTCAGCCAGCTATGCCCAGCGGGATACCGCACTGGAGATCGTTGAGCAGAACGGCCGGTTCGGACTGCAACTCCGTCCGGCACTCGCGGACCTGGTTCAAAACATGCTGCCGGTGAATCTCTCCACCGCCACATTGCGGACCCTGGCAACGATTGCTCTGAAGAAGAGGATCCTGCAATCGGACCTGGTAGATCTGCGTGGCTCGGGTGCCTACGACCACATCAAAGAACTGCTGGCCCAGGATTTCATCGAACGGCGCCGTCAAAGCGAGGGACGCTCGTACTGGATCACACTCTCCGAAAAATTCCATCGCACCTTTTCGGTTCTTCCGGACTTGGCCCAGGAACCACCGGCTGAGGCTGCATAG
- a CDS encoding YggT family protein — MLTSGIAYLLLVLSTAVNIYLFVLFVRVLLTWFPNIDFSNPVLGGVASITDPYLNMFRGVIPPIGGIDLSAILAFIALRVLQGLLEASSAQFQSMSLGF, encoded by the coding sequence ATGCTCACCAGTGGCATCGCCTATCTGCTGCTGGTGCTGTCCACCGCCGTGAACATTTACTTGTTCGTGCTGTTCGTGCGGGTGCTGCTCACCTGGTTCCCCAACATCGATTTCAGCAACCCTGTCCTGGGTGGTGTCGCCTCGATCACCGACCCGTATCTGAACATGTTTCGTGGGGTGATCCCGCCGATCGGTGGGATTGATCTCTCGGCGATCCTGGCGTTCATTGCCCTGCGGGTGCTGCAGGGATTGCTTGAAGCATCCAGCGCTCAATTTCAGTCGATGAGCCTGGGGTTCTGA
- a CDS encoding nucleoside triphosphate pyrophosphohydrolase family protein, which translates to MELNAYQDAARRTAAYPQVGQNPIYPTLGLTGEAGEVADKVKKVLRDRQGVFDPQTREAIKLELGDVLWYIAQLASELGYELDEVASANLDKLASRAARGRITGSGDHR; encoded by the coding sequence ATGGAACTCAACGCCTATCAGGATGCGGCACGGAGAACAGCCGCTTACCCCCAGGTGGGTCAGAACCCCATCTACCCAACGCTGGGCCTGACAGGAGAAGCCGGCGAAGTGGCGGACAAGGTCAAAAAGGTGTTGCGTGATCGCCAAGGGGTTTTTGATCCACAGACCAGAGAAGCGATCAAGCTCGAGCTGGGAGATGTGCTCTGGTACATCGCCCAGTTGGCCAGCGAGTTGGGTTATGAACTTGATGAGGTCGCTTCGGCCAATCTCGACAAACTGGCCAGCCGTGCGGCCCGTGGTCGCATCACGGGCAGTGGAGACCACCGCTAG
- the pyk gene encoding pyruvate kinase, protein MGQFDQNRRTKIVATIGPATESSERIKELVQAGATTFRLNFSHGDHSEHAARISTIRQVSEELGINIGILQDLQGPKIRLGRFAEGPITLANGDSFSLTSRPVSCNQSIATVTYDKLADEVTAGSRILLDDGRVEMKVEQVDQAEQTLHCTVTVGGVLSNNKGVNFPDVQLSVRALTDKDKVDLEFGLSQGVDWVALSFVRNPSDMEEIRGLIREHGHETPVVAKIEKFEAIDQIDAILPLCDGVMVARGDLGVEMPAEEVPLLQKELIRKANSLGIPIITATQMLDSMASSPRPTRAEVSDVANAILDGTDAVMLSNETAVGDFPVEAVQTMATIACRIEKDYPQRSVDSHLASTVPNALSGAVSTIASQLNASAILPLTKSGATAKNVSKFRPASPILAITPDPTVACRLQLVWGVKPLVIPQHELTTHTFLAAMTQAKTMGLLKEGDLVVQTAGTHTGVSGSTDLVKVGIVSSEEAPVNMI, encoded by the coding sequence ATGGGCCAGTTCGATCAGAACCGTCGGACCAAGATCGTGGCCACCATCGGTCCAGCCACGGAAAGTTCCGAGCGAATCAAGGAACTGGTTCAGGCTGGAGCCACCACCTTTCGGTTGAATTTCTCCCACGGCGACCACAGCGAGCATGCGGCGCGGATTTCGACCATCCGCCAGGTGTCTGAAGAGCTCGGGATCAACATCGGCATCCTTCAAGACCTGCAGGGACCAAAAATCCGCCTGGGCCGTTTTGCTGAGGGACCGATCACCCTTGCCAATGGCGACAGCTTCTCCCTGACGTCCAGGCCGGTGAGTTGCAACCAATCCATCGCCACCGTCACCTACGACAAACTCGCTGACGAAGTCACCGCAGGAAGCCGCATCCTTCTCGACGACGGCCGCGTTGAGATGAAAGTCGAGCAGGTGGATCAGGCTGAACAGACCCTGCACTGCACCGTCACCGTTGGCGGTGTTCTCTCCAACAACAAAGGAGTGAACTTCCCCGACGTGCAGCTGTCCGTCCGCGCTCTGACGGACAAGGACAAGGTGGATCTGGAATTCGGTCTCTCCCAGGGGGTCGACTGGGTGGCCCTGAGCTTCGTACGCAACCCCTCCGACATGGAGGAAATCCGTGGTCTGATCCGTGAGCATGGCCACGAGACCCCCGTCGTCGCCAAGATTGAGAAGTTTGAGGCCATCGACCAGATCGATGCCATCCTTCCCCTGTGCGATGGCGTGATGGTCGCCAGGGGTGACCTGGGGGTAGAGATGCCCGCTGAGGAGGTTCCTCTTCTGCAGAAGGAATTGATCCGGAAAGCCAACAGCCTGGGCATTCCGATCATCACGGCCACCCAGATGCTGGATTCGATGGCCTCCAGCCCGCGACCCACCCGCGCTGAAGTGAGCGATGTGGCCAACGCCATTTTGGATGGCACCGATGCAGTGATGCTCTCCAACGAAACGGCCGTCGGCGATTTCCCGGTGGAAGCCGTTCAAACGATGGCGACCATCGCCTGCCGGATCGAAAAGGATTATCCCCAGCGTTCCGTTGACAGCCATCTGGCCAGCACGGTGCCGAATGCCCTGAGTGGCGCCGTCAGCACCATCGCCAGTCAGCTGAACGCCTCGGCGATCCTTCCTCTCACCAAAAGCGGAGCGACGGCTAAGAACGTCAGCAAGTTCCGTCCCGCATCGCCGATTCTGGCCATTACCCCTGATCCAACCGTGGCCTGCCGTCTGCAACTGGTTTGGGGAGTGAAGCCGCTGGTGATCCCGCAGCACGAACTCACCACTCACACGTTCCTTGCCGCGATGACCCAGGCCAAAACAATGGGGCTTCTGAAGGAAGGTGATCTGGTCGTTCAGACGGCCGGGACCCACACGGGTGTCTCCGGTTCCACCGATCTGGTCAAGGTGGGCATCGTCAGTTCAGAGGAAGCACCCGTCAACATGATCTGA
- a CDS encoding ABC transporter permease encodes MTRRMPATETVRMALTTLRSNRLRSLLTMVGIVIGNASVITLVGVGRGAQGLAEEQLSNLGANVLFVVPGNNDTRRRGVAFPKTLVLEDAEAIDEQVPSVRRVAPQITSSQVVQAGARTATSSISGITADFLPVRSFEIARGRFISPQDNQAARAVTVIGPDLRSKLFPTGEPLGQQLRIGTQAFEVIGVMAPKGAVFGSNQDENAYIPLSTMVNRLTGRDPTYGVSLSFISVEARDEASTSAAKFQITNLLRQRHRILRDDDFAVRSQKDALTIVGTITGGLTLMLAAIGGISLLVGGIGIMNIMLVSVSERTEEIGLRKALGARSSDVLQQFLVESLVLASLGGAIGTAAGLGTVALVAAVSPLPASIGLTTVMVTVGLSGSIGLFFGVVPARRAAKLDPIVALRSL; translated from the coding sequence ATGACCCGGCGGATGCCAGCGACGGAGACCGTGAGGATGGCCCTCACCACGCTGCGCAGCAATCGATTGCGCAGCCTGCTGACGATGGTGGGCATCGTGATCGGCAACGCGTCTGTGATCACGCTGGTTGGGGTCGGACGTGGCGCACAGGGTCTGGCGGAAGAGCAGCTCAGCAACCTCGGCGCCAACGTTCTGTTTGTGGTTCCGGGCAACAACGACACACGCCGCCGCGGCGTGGCCTTTCCGAAAACCCTGGTCCTCGAAGACGCTGAAGCGATCGATGAACAGGTTCCCAGTGTGCGCCGAGTGGCGCCGCAGATCACCAGCAGCCAGGTCGTACAGGCTGGAGCGCGAACCGCCACCAGTTCCATCTCGGGGATCACGGCCGACTTTTTACCGGTCCGCAGTTTTGAGATTGCCCGCGGACGATTCATCTCTCCCCAGGACAACCAGGCCGCTCGAGCTGTAACGGTGATCGGGCCAGACCTACGGAGCAAGCTGTTTCCCACCGGCGAACCGCTGGGGCAGCAACTCCGCATCGGAACCCAGGCCTTCGAGGTGATCGGTGTGATGGCGCCAAAGGGTGCGGTGTTCGGCAGCAACCAGGACGAGAACGCCTATATCCCTCTGAGCACCATGGTGAACCGACTGACCGGTCGTGATCCCACTTACGGCGTGAGCCTCAGTTTCATCAGCGTGGAGGCGCGTGACGAGGCCAGCACCAGTGCGGCAAAGTTCCAGATCACGAACCTGCTGCGCCAGCGCCACCGGATCCTTCGGGACGATGATTTCGCGGTGCGTTCTCAGAAAGATGCACTCACCATCGTCGGCACCATCACTGGCGGACTCACCCTGATGCTGGCCGCGATCGGGGGAATCTCCTTGCTGGTTGGTGGCATCGGAATCATGAACATCATGCTGGTCTCCGTCAGCGAACGGACGGAGGAGATCGGACTACGGAAAGCTCTGGGGGCACGCAGCAGTGATGTCCTCCAGCAATTCCTAGTGGAATCGTTGGTCCTGGCCAGCCTCGGTGGTGCCATTGGCACGGCAGCCGGACTGGGAACGGTCGCTCTGGTGGCAGCGGTCAGTCCACTACCCGCGAGCATCGGGCTCACCACCGTGATGGTCACGGTGGGGTTGTCAGGCTCGATCGGCCTGTTCTTCGGTGTCGTACCGGCCCGCCGAGCTGCAAAACTCGACCCGATCGTGGCGCTCAGAAGCCTCTGA
- the ftsH gene encoding ATP-dependent zinc metalloprotease FtsH: MNQRWRLVALWLLPIGVVLLIGWQVISNGGLNSQNAGGTTVAPRNAAVARMSYGRFLDYVEAGRVTAVDIYDGGRNAVIEAVDPDLDNRVQRLRVDLPGLAPELVNTLKEEGISFDIHPPRTAPPALGLLGNLLFPLLLIGSLIFLARRNSGMPGGPGQAMQFGKSKARFMMEAETGVMFDDVAGVAEAKQELQEVVTFLKQPERFTSVGAQIPRGLLLVGPPGTGKTLLAKAIAGEAGVPFFSLSGSEFVEMFVGVGASRVRDLFKKAKENSPCLIFIDEIDAVGRQRGAGIGGGNDEREQTLNQLLTEMDGFEGNSGIIIIAATNRPDVLDSALMRPGRFDRQVTVDAPDIKGRLSILEVHCRNKKLEEELSLESIARRTPGFTGADLANLMNEAAILTARRRKEAIGLSEIDDAVDRIIAGMEGRPLTDGRSKRLIAYHEVGHALIGTLVKDHDPVQKVTLIPRGQAQGLTWFSPDEEQTLVTRSQLKARIMGALGGRAAEDVVFGHEEVTTGAGGDIQQVASMARQMVTRLGMSDLGPVALEGGGQEVFLGRDLMSRNDISESISQQIDAQVRQMVKRCYEETVDIVAANREAMDRLVELLIEKETMDGGEFAAVVAEFTQVPAKDRTVVTLD; the protein is encoded by the coding sequence ATGAATCAGCGTTGGCGCCTTGTCGCCCTCTGGCTTCTGCCCATCGGCGTCGTGCTCCTGATCGGTTGGCAGGTGATCAGTAACGGTGGTCTGAACAGTCAGAACGCCGGGGGCACCACCGTGGCGCCTCGCAATGCAGCGGTGGCCCGCATGAGCTATGGCCGCTTCCTCGACTACGTGGAAGCCGGTCGCGTGACAGCTGTCGACATCTACGACGGTGGTCGCAACGCTGTAATCGAAGCCGTTGATCCTGACCTGGACAACCGTGTCCAGCGTCTGCGGGTGGATCTTCCCGGTCTCGCTCCGGAACTGGTCAACACCCTGAAGGAAGAAGGGATCAGCTTTGACATCCATCCCCCACGGACAGCACCTCCAGCCCTTGGCCTGTTGGGCAATCTGCTGTTCCCGTTGCTGTTGATCGGATCATTGATTTTCCTGGCCCGTCGCAACAGCGGCATGCCAGGAGGTCCCGGTCAGGCCATGCAGTTCGGTAAGAGCAAGGCTCGCTTCATGATGGAAGCCGAAACCGGTGTGATGTTCGATGACGTCGCCGGTGTTGCAGAGGCCAAACAGGAGCTCCAGGAAGTAGTGACCTTCCTGAAGCAACCCGAGCGTTTCACGTCTGTTGGTGCTCAGATTCCCCGCGGACTCCTACTAGTCGGCCCTCCTGGAACTGGCAAGACACTGCTCGCCAAGGCGATCGCTGGTGAAGCTGGTGTTCCGTTCTTCTCCCTCTCCGGTTCTGAATTCGTCGAAATGTTCGTGGGTGTCGGTGCAAGCCGAGTCCGCGACCTGTTCAAGAAAGCGAAGGAAAACAGCCCTTGCTTAATCTTCATCGACGAAATCGATGCCGTTGGACGTCAACGGGGCGCTGGCATTGGTGGTGGTAATGACGAGCGTGAGCAGACCCTCAACCAGCTGCTCACCGAAATGGATGGTTTCGAGGGCAACAGCGGCATCATCATCATTGCGGCAACCAACCGGCCGGACGTGTTGGACTCAGCCCTGATGCGTCCCGGTCGCTTCGACCGTCAGGTCACCGTCGATGCCCCTGACATCAAGGGTCGACTCTCCATCCTTGAAGTTCACTGCCGCAACAAAAAGCTTGAAGAGGAGCTTTCCCTCGAAAGCATTGCCCGACGCACCCCCGGATTCACGGGTGCTGACCTGGCCAACCTGATGAATGAGGCAGCCATCCTCACGGCCCGTCGCCGCAAAGAAGCCATTGGCCTGAGCGAGATCGATGATGCGGTTGACCGGATCATTGCCGGCATGGAAGGCCGTCCATTAACCGATGGCCGCAGCAAGCGTTTGATCGCGTACCACGAGGTGGGCCATGCGTTGATCGGCACCCTGGTGAAGGACCATGACCCGGTCCAGAAGGTCACACTGATTCCCCGAGGGCAAGCACAGGGCCTCACCTGGTTCTCACCGGACGAAGAGCAGACCCTTGTGACCCGATCTCAGCTCAAAGCAAGAATCATGGGAGCACTTGGTGGACGAGCCGCTGAAGATGTGGTGTTTGGCCATGAGGAAGTGACCACCGGTGCTGGTGGTGACATTCAGCAAGTTGCGTCCATGGCTCGCCAGATGGTGACCCGCCTCGGGATGAGCGACCTGGGTCCTGTTGCACTTGAAGGCGGAGGTCAGGAGGTGTTCCTTGGCCGAGACTTGATGTCCCGCAACGACATCTCGGAATCAATCTCCCAGCAGATTGATGCTCAAGTCCGTCAAATGGTGAAGCGCTGCTATGAGGAAACTGTCGACATTGTCGCGGCCAACCGTGAGGCAATGGATCGTCTCGTGGAACTGTTGATTGAAAAAGAAACCATGGATGGCGGCGAGTTCGCAGCTGTGGTGGCTGAATTCACTCAGGTTCCAGCCAAGGACCGCACGGTAGTGACGCTCGACTGA
- a CDS encoding DUF7219 family protein, which translates to MADQDRIRNPMEIYSSFHGKDWSPQRAAFHQNLEQFADRIGLIVGLQANGKVSQEEAYEQIKELWKALKVSRTDLLPSND; encoded by the coding sequence ATGGCTGATCAGGATAGGATTCGCAATCCCATGGAGATATATAGCAGTTTTCACGGAAAGGATTGGAGCCCTCAGAGAGCTGCATTTCACCAAAACCTTGAACAGTTTGCTGACCGAATTGGCCTAATCGTAGGTCTTCAAGCCAATGGCAAAGTCAGCCAAGAAGAAGCATATGAACAGATTAAGGAACTTTGGAAAGCACTAAAAGTAAGCCGCACCGATCTTTTGCCTAGTAACGACTAA
- a CDS encoding DUF2256 domain-containing protein: protein MKSGLPSKICPVCERPFQWRKAWRNNWDSVIYCSERCRRCKGSRNHRENKS from the coding sequence ATGAAATCCGGATTGCCCAGTAAAATCTGCCCGGTTTGTGAGCGACCTTTTCAGTGGCGCAAGGCTTGGCGAAATAACTGGGATTCGGTTATTTATTGCTCAGAACGATGTCGTCGTTGTAAAGGCTCGAGGAATCATCGAGAAAATAAATCTTAA
- the clpP gene encoding ATP-dependent Clp endopeptidase proteolytic subunit ClpP: MIPIVIEESGRGERAFDIYSRLLRERIIFLGEAVTSDSANRIVAQMLFLEAEDPEKDIYLYINSPGGSVYDGLGIFDTMQHIKPDVHTVCVGLAASMGAFLLCAGTKGKRSSLQHSRIMIHQPLGGARGQASDIRIQADEILYLKERLNQELSDRTGQPLDRIQQDTDRDFFMSPGEAVEYGLIDSVIDKRPIQAVE; the protein is encoded by the coding sequence ATGATTCCAATCGTGATCGAGGAGTCAGGTCGTGGTGAAAGGGCTTTTGACATCTATTCGCGCTTGCTGCGCGAGCGCATCATTTTTCTGGGAGAAGCCGTCACCAGTGATTCGGCTAATCGCATCGTTGCTCAGATGCTCTTCTTAGAGGCAGAGGACCCCGAAAAGGATATCTATCTCTACATCAATTCACCCGGCGGTTCCGTTTACGACGGCCTTGGTATCTTTGACACCATGCAGCACATCAAGCCTGATGTGCACACTGTTTGCGTCGGATTGGCGGCGAGTATGGGTGCTTTTCTTCTCTGTGCCGGAACCAAAGGTAAGCGCAGCAGCCTTCAACACTCGAGGATCATGATCCATCAACCCCTTGGCGGCGCTCGCGGTCAGGCCAGTGATATCAGGATTCAGGCGGACGAAATTCTTTATCTCAAGGAACGGCTGAACCAAGAACTGTCTGATCGCACCGGCCAACCACTGGATCGAATTCAACAGGACACGGATCGAGACTTTTTCATGTCTCCCGGAGAAGCCGTTGAGTATGGCCTGATTGATTCCGTTATCGATAAGCGTCCAATTCAGGCTGTGGAATGA